From the genome of Methanofollis sp. UBA420:
CGACCCCGGCCTCCGCAAGGGCCGAGCGTATCGCCGCCTCGACCGCGGCCGCCGGCACGCCCCGCCTGCACCCGACGCCGACGACGTACTCACCGCCCCGCACCAGCACCGAGACGGCGGAGGAGGCGACGACGATCGCCGGGCCGCCGACCGTATAGACGGGCACGTCGCCGTCGAGCATGGCGGCGTTCACCGGCAGGGTGGAAGGGGGGTTCGCGATGACGGTGCCGGTCGCGGCCGCCACGCCCTCGACGCAGGGGCGGCCCAGGGCCTCGGTCGCCGTCGAGATGACGGGCACGGCGCCGATCGCCGCCCCGATCTCGCGGGCGAGGTCGTTCGCCCCGTGGTGGCCGCCGAGGACCGGGACCGCAAAGCGGAGGTCGGGGCTCACGACGACGACCGCCGGGTCCTGCCACTTGGTGACCAGGAGGGGTGCGCACTTGCGCACCGCGATCCCGGCCGACATCAGGGCGACGATCCGGTCAAAGCCGGCGAAGGCCCGCTCGAAGACGTCGGGGGCGTACGGGAGGAACTCTCCCTCGATCGCCGCCGCAAGCCGCCGCGCCTCGTCCTCGAAGCGCTCCAGCGCGATGACCGCCGTCGTCATCCGTAGAGGTCCGAGTTGGTGTAGGCCGACCTGGTGGCGTCGACGACGCCGCCGATGATGATCAGGGCCGAACGCTCGATCCCGGCGGCCCGCGCCTTCGCCGCGATGTCGGCGACCGTCCCCCGCACCACGATCTGGTCTGGCCAGGTGGCGTGGTACACGACGGCCGCCGGGGTCTCGGGCGGGCAGGCGGCCTTGGCGAGCACCTCCTCCATGTGCTCGGTCCCCAGGAAGACGACCAGCGTCGCCCCGGTCCGTGCGAACTCGGCGATCTGGTCGCTCTCCAGGGTCGCGCCCGCGGGCCGCGTGACGATCACCGACTCTGAGACGCCCCGGAGGGTGAACTGGGTCTTCAGGGCGGCGGCCGCCCCGAACATCGACGAGACGCCGGGGACGACCTCGACCTCGATCCCGGCCTTTTCCAGGTCCGCGATCTGCTCGACGATCGCGCCGTACAGCGCGGGGTCGCCCGAGTGGAGCCTGACGACGCACTTCCCCGCGTCGGCGGCCTCCTGCATGATCCCGACCATCTCCGGGAGCTTCATGCCCCAGGAGTCGTACTTCTCCGGGGCCGGCGACCTGGCGACGAGCGCCGGGTTCACGAGCGACCCCGCATAGATGAGCACGTCGGCCCGCATCAGGAGGGCGTTGCCCTTCACCGTGATCAGGTCGGGGTCGCCCGGCCCTGCGCCGACAAAATACACTGTCTTCGTCATCTCTTCTTCCTCGCAAACAGCACGCTGAAATAACTGCTCTCCTCCGGGAGGGCGTCGTTCTTGACGACCTGCTGGCCGTCCATGTACATCTTCTCGACCAGCACGAAGTCGTCGAAGCCCTCGGTGCGGAGACGGGCGGCCGTCTCCTGCGGCCTCTTCACCTTCAGGAGGAGACGCGCCTCCTCCTCGGATCCGTCGCTCACCCCGATGCCGCCGGCGACATGGACGCCCGCGACCGAGGCGAAAGCGGTGATGGCGCTGATGCCCGGCACGGTCGAGCACGCCACGTCGGGGTGGCGCCTTTCGAGCACCTCTGTCAGGCGGGAGAAGGTGCCGTAGAAGTTCGGGTCGCCGAGGATGCAGAAGACCGCAAGGCCGTCCCGCGCATGGGGGGCGATCCTCTCCGCATTCTCCTCGATGCACCGGGAGATATACGCTTCGTCGTCGGTCATCGGGAAGGAGAGGACCTCGACGTCGGTGCGGTACGGGGCGATGATCGTCGCCGCCACCCTGCCCGGCACGAAGACGGCGTCCGCCTCCCTGATCAGGCGTGCCGCCTTGACGGTGAGGAGTTCGGGGTCGCCGGGGCCGATGCCCACGCCGACGAGCACTCAGGCCACCTCCCCGATGACGAGCCAGACCGGGTTTGCCGGTCTGAACATCAGGCCTGTGCCGAGGGGGCGGGTGCGGGCGACCTGGAGGGAGACGGCCTCCCTGAATATGCCGAGTCTCTGCATCTCCTTCACCGCCCTTTCCAGGGTCTCCAGGAGGACGCAGTCGACGACGATCCGGCCCCGCACCGTGCGGGCGAGGACGCCGAGCACCTCTTCAAGGTCGCGGGAGCCCCCGACGAACGCGGCGCCGAGGGGTCCGGCGGCCGGGAGGACCTCCGCGGCCTCCCCGCAGATCACCTCGATATTCGCGGCGCCCGCCTCCGCGACAGACTGCCGTGCGACGGCGGCCGCCTCGGGGCGGCGGTCGATCGCGATCACCCGTCCGGCCGTGCGGGCGGCGGCGACCGCGATCTTCCCGGTCCCGCACCCGACATCGGCGACGGCGCACCCCGGCACGATCCCGAGGTGCCAGAGTGCCACGGCCGCCACCTCGTCCTGCGTCGGGCCACCCGAAAGTCCCCTATCCATGTAGGTAAAGGTGATTTGCGCAGGATAAATAACCCTTGTTTTCCGCGGCCACGAAACCCGGAAATCAGGCGGGGCACACGACAGGGAAAAAAAGATCGGGGGGAACAACCCCGAGGGCGGTTCAGTTCCCGGAATAGCGTTCCCGGAAGACGAGGTCGTCCAGGTCTTTCTTCTCGGCGAGGGTCAACTCCTTCGGGTACCCGGCCGGGAGGAGGGAGACGAGGGTGTACTCCTCGGGGACGCCGAGGAGCGCACGCACGTCCTCGGCATAGTCCTTCTTCTCCCCGGCGACCCAGCAGGAGCCGATGCCATAGGCCCACAGCCCGAGGATGAGCTGGGTGGTGGCCGCGGAGCAGTCTTCCAGGTAATATTTCGCGTCCCTCTTGCCGAAGACCGCGAAGCAGACCTGGGCACCGGCGATGAACTTCCCGTGGTCGGCGAGACCGGCGATCTTCGCGAGGGTCTCCTTGTCCCTGACCACGCCGAAGAGCCACGGCTGCTCGTTTCTGGCCGTCGGGGCGAGACGGGCGCAGTCCAGGGCGTTCTGGATGATCTTCTCCTCGATGGGTTCATCCTTGTACTGCCTGATGGAGTGACGCGTCCTGATGATGGTAAGCCCAAGGTTCGGACCAAGATACATGCTCCTCACTAGGCCGTGAAATAGGATAAGATTTGCGCAGAGCGTGATTCGGGTGGGGGGGAGGAGGCGAGGAGGGAAGTCTTCCGGTCGGCGGGGGAAGACCACGGTGCGGGATGCCGATCAACTGCCTTCCCTGCAATCTGGACCGGGGGCTATCGCCCCCAGACCCTCCGAAATTATGATAGTGCCGGGGAAGGGTGAACACAAGATCCGGGGAGGGAGCCTTCCATCCCCTCGCCTATCTTGAGCGGGGGGCCGGGGGCGTAGTCCCCCGGCGCGAGATGTCGATCAACTGCCTTCCCCAAGTCTTCCACCGGGGGCTCCTCGAAGGTCTTCGACCTTCTCATGCTCCCTTCGGTCGCACCTCGAAAACCTACGGTTCGTGGCACATCGAAGATGTGCCCGAACAGGAAAATCTTCGATTTTCCGTATTCTC
Proteins encoded in this window:
- the cbiG gene encoding cobalt-precorrin 5A hydrolase; this translates as MTTAVIALERFEDEARRLAAAIEGEFLPYAPDVFERAFAGFDRIVALMSAGIAVRKCAPLLVTKWQDPAVVVVSPDLRFAVPVLGGHHGANDLAREIGAAIGAVPVISTATEALGRPCVEGVAAATGTVIANPPSTLPVNAAMLDGDVPVYTVGGPAIVVASSAVSVLVRGGEYVVGVGCRRGVPAAAVEAAIRSALAEAGVGQDEVLVYATTEKKRDEPGLRDGVAALGGVLLCLPDRTLNALTPPSPSRAGLIGLVGVAEPAVLALARRGELVLKKHVYGDVTVAIGR
- the cobM gene encoding precorrin-4 C(11)-methyltransferase, producing the protein MTKTVYFVGAGPGDPDLITVKGNALLMRADVLIYAGSLVNPALVARSPAPEKYDSWGMKLPEMVGIMQEAADAGKCVVRLHSGDPALYGAIVEQIADLEKAGIEVEVVPGVSSMFGAAAALKTQFTLRGVSESVIVTRPAGATLESDQIAEFARTGATLVVFLGTEHMEEVLAKAACPPETPAAVVYHATWPDQIVVRGTVADIAAKARAAGIERSALIIIGGVVDATRSAYTNSDLYG
- a CDS encoding cobalt-factor II C(20)-methyltransferase, whose protein sequence is MLVGVGIGPGDPELLTVKAARLIREADAVFVPGRVAATIIAPYRTDVEVLSFPMTDDEAYISRCIEENAERIAPHARDGLAVFCILGDPNFYGTFSRLTEVLERRHPDVACSTVPGISAITAFASVAGVHVAGGIGVSDGSEEEARLLLKVKRPQETAARLRTEGFDDFVLVEKMYMDGQQVVKNDALPEESSYFSVLFARKKR
- a CDS encoding methyltransferase domain-containing protein, translated to MDRGLSGGPTQDEVAAVALWHLGIVPGCAVADVGCGTGKIAVAAARTAGRVIAIDRRPEAAAVARQSVAEAGAANIEVICGEAAEVLPAAGPLGAAFVGGSRDLEEVLGVLARTVRGRIVVDCVLLETLERAVKEMQRLGIFREAVSLQVARTRPLGTGLMFRPANPVWLVIGEVA
- a CDS encoding nitroreductase family protein — encoded protein: MYLGPNLGLTIIRTRHSIRQYKDEPIEEKIIQNALDCARLAPTARNEQPWLFGVVRDKETLAKIAGLADHGKFIAGAQVCFAVFGKRDAKYYLEDCSAATTQLILGLWAYGIGSCWVAGEKKDYAEDVRALLGVPEEYTLVSLLPAGYPKELTLAEKKDLDDLVFRERYSGN